The sequence GAGCCAGTGCGGCATCCAAGGAGAATCAAATCCAAATAGAAGCTGCAGCGAAAACAAAATTAAAGGTATCGAAAATATGGTTGTATAACCAGGTGGAACAGGTATAGGTACTGATAAAGGTAAGGAAAATATAATTATTAAAATACCAAAACCTCTCTCATGCAAAGCTGTCTTAATATCAAACAACGTTACTGTATCACTATCAGTATCAGCCACATCTTTTAAAATATCAGAAGCTAGTTTATCACGTTTATTCAACACATCATTTTTTGACACACACAACCTTAAAAAAACTACTTACTCTAACTAACACAATTACTGCTAAATTTCAATATCCATTAAACAAAATTTCTCGATTCCAATATGTATAGCACCACTATGTAATGCACAACTGTACGAACGTTGCAAAACTTTAAGGCAAAAGTGTAAAAAATGGTGTCATTCCAGCGCGTGACGCTGGAATCCAGTTTTCTTACTTAATGATTTCATCATATAAATCTTTCCAATCTTGGTTTTCTTCTTCAATCAAATCAATTTTCCAAATTCGCTTAATTAAATTTGATGTTATACCAGCATCCATTACGCTCACTTGCAGTTATATAAACATAATAGTTTTTCATATGTATTCATATGTAATTAATAAATTAACTGGATTCCAGTGTCACGCACTGGAATGACACCAAAGGTTGATGTTTTTAGTTTACTTTCTCGCTAAATTAGACGTTTGTACAGTTGTGCTATGTCATTGTATGACAACATTATCAATGAAGACAGATTCTTAAATATACTATCGATTTTTTTATATATTATCAAATTATTCATCATTACATGATATCACTTACACTATGTTTATAGTAGGGTATGAGTTATGGAAAGTGTAAAGGGAAATAATAGTGCAGTAGTTAGATTAAAGGCCGGAGCTGAAAAGTTTAATTTTAATAATTTAAGAGCAGGTCGAGATAATGAACTAGCAAATTCTGGTAAAACAATGTTCTTAGATTTTCAAAGGATGGATTTTGTTATTAACGGAAAAGCAATAGATAAAAGTCTTATTATTGCATTTAAGGAAGGAGCGAGGCACCGCAAAAGCGAACTTTTTAACAGTGATGCTATATATAATACTGAGATTGACGATATATCTCATGAAAAAGGAACAAGAGAAATAGATACGGATCAAGGCAAAGCTTTTATTGCTTCAGTACTTGAAGATATTGAAAAAGAACTTGTAAGTGTTGGATTGGATGAAGTGTGGAATGAACATTGCGAAGATCCCAAGGTTGATGGTCATAAAAAAACTGAGTCATATAAGGAAAAATTTAAAGAATTTTACAATGATGGCCACAGTTATATCCATCTATTACCCAAAGAGAAAGATGAAAACAAAGATTACCGTTCATTTGCAAAAGAAGTGTTTAAAAAAATATTTAAACATGTTGGAG is a genomic window of Wolbachia endosymbiont of Folsomia candida containing:
- a CDS encoding nuclease: MDAGITSNLIKRIWKIDLIEEENQDWKDLYDEIIK